GTCGCGCTACCGAAAGATTTCGACTACGCATTGGCCGATAATAAAACCCAACGCAGTTTAGCGGAATGGCAAAAACTCGGCTTAAAATTAGCCGATGGCCGCCCCTTGCCGATTGAAGAGATGCAAGCCAAATTGCTACTGGCCACCGATTACCAAGGCCCGGCCTTTTTAGTCTTTGACAATTTCCGCGTCATAAAACGCTGGAATAATGCCGATAAATACGCGCTTGCGGTCGGCCATTTGGCTGACCGGATCATTGGCAGAGCGCCGCTCACCAAGCAGCGTCCGGCGGATGATGAACCGCTAAGTACTAAACTGGTCAAAGAAGTGCAGATTCGCCTTAATAATCTGGGCTATCAAACCGGTAAGCCGGACGGCGTAATCGGCAAGAGAACCCGTCAGGCCTTGCGCGAATTTCAGGTGAAGAATAAGATTCCGGCAGATGGTTATGTGAATGAGGCCATGCTAAAAATATTGCGTCAAGCCGACAAGTCGGCCGTTAATCTAGAAGAAGCTTGATTAAAATCCGGTAAAAAGTTGCTTAAGGTACTTTTATGACTGACTCCATCACACATGATTGCCCTCAAAATGCGCCTGATAAGGCGTTGCAATCTATGCTGCATGCAATAAATCCCAAGCAACAACATCAACCGTTTTCCGAAATCGAGCTTTCCGCCTATCAATTCTGGAAAACCCAAAGCCGTTTGGCCAAATTAACCATGCAACTGCAACATTCTTTGCATCAACAGCGCCTTGATTCCAAAAACTCTTAATAGTCTAAGCTTCCTCTTAGCGATTATTTGCTGAAACAAATCCGCTAAAAATCTATCTCCTAAAGACTTTCAAACAGAATTTCCTGTCAACTGATTGGCCAAACATGGCTTATCAAAGGAGTTATCGATGCATGCAATGAACGTCCGTGTCCACATTGAAAATGGCAAGATTGAAGACGCCGCTGCAGTTCTAAAAGAACAAATCATGCCGGTAGCGGCGAACTATCCCGGTTTTATCGAAAACTTTTTACTTGTCGATGCGGCCAACAGTCGTATAGCGACCCTAAGTGTTTGGCAAACTGAGGCAGATGCCAAAGCCATTTACGAAGATGAAGGCGGCCTTTATCAAATCGCCTTGGGTAAACTCAAACCTTTTTTAGCCGCCCCACCGGATGCCTGGCTAGGTCCGGTTAGCCAAGTCAAAAAATAAGCACCAGGATTGATTTTCGCATCAAGATTTCGATTTTCTATTTTGCAAAAAGAAATTTAATCGTTATACTGACGCCTCTTAATTTTAATTGTCGGAGTGCCTAAGACTAGGCTGAGATCGCATTAAGCGGGATCCGTAGAACCTGATCTGGTTAGTACCAGCGAAGGGAACAATCTGAAACGCCATCGATATTCCTACCCGGAGTGTTCGACTCTTCCGAGACACAATCATTCGTCTCCGGACTTGGGCTAATACAGAGTTGATGCC
Above is a window of Thiomicrorhabdus sediminis DNA encoding:
- a CDS encoding antibiotic biosynthesis monooxygenase family protein, with translation MHAMNVRVHIENGKIEDAAAVLKEQIMPVAANYPGFIENFLLVDAANSRIATLSVWQTEADAKAIYEDEGGLYQIALGKLKPFLAAPPDAWLGPVSQVKK